A section of the Sedimentisphaera cyanobacteriorum genome encodes:
- a CDS encoding glycoside hydrolase family 2 TIM barrel-domain containing protein has protein sequence MLSGSGFQQQTEWQFYCTKGRQSGFWTTIPVPSNWEFHGFGRYNYGHDGNKSDEKGKYRKEFKVPSEWQGKRISIVFEGVMTDAEVFVNGSSAGPEHQGGFYEFEYDITDQLNIGGNNLLEVTVSKVSDNKSVKKAERKADFWVFGGIYRPVYLKAVPQESISWTAVDAQADGSFTAKVYIKNVQECNLIKAKIFDQSGEMLGKPYKQSIKKSEDCSTLKTRVKGHKTWTAESPDLYTLQVELCRDDKTVHKVKEKFGFRTFEVREKGFYLNGTRIRFKGVNRHSFWPDSGRCVNREIDYKDAKLIKEMNMNAVRLSHYPPNKSFLQACDELGLYVIDELTGWHDAYDTQVGRKLVAEMVKRDVNHPSIMLWANGNEGGHNFDLVSEYSLYDPQERTVIHPTPSWNSPSVFNGIDTAHYCSYEDFIKRLAKRENIFMPTEYLHGLYDGGHGAGLEDYWKAMMKSPVGAGGFLWALADEGIVRTDKNGRIDTDGNHAPDGIVGPYREKEGSFYTIKEIFCPVEAFIEESSHFKGKIQLRNLYDFTNLSEIKFKWQLAVFSKGKNADKIIKESGRINGPKIKPGRTGSLKLDLPENWNRHDVLYLKAYDPADRLLWTWSFALKNRNEMLPEIISRKSESKPEAAEEGSSIVVQTADHNFSFNSSSGLLEKAMYKGSEFSITNGPEIVHSQQKYNIKKLEKGARIYTDRDYSVTDYPVSLKGAYLVAGSNDDKHKKDLRLKINLPKPAALYVAYDSRQTSLPQWLKKWEKTGKTISTTDAEFELYSKFVSGRQIVLRENNADSMYFVLSRAEVIPGRMLSPVSQISSGYKGDIFRIKASSKQGDKKFTWSVYPSGKLGLDYSYSLKGRYEYFGISFDCMPESAENMRWLGQGPSRVWKNRLKGGWLDIWERRYNEGIPGQAWEYPVFAGYYANWYWLELNSESRSVMIHNTTDNLYFKVGDIKNGRDPANTRVKTPEGFLCFMHAINPIGTKFRKPEDLGPMSSLNSAEKHYSGTLIFDFR, from the coding sequence ATGCTTTCCGGCAGCGGCTTTCAGCAGCAGACCGAATGGCAGTTTTACTGTACAAAAGGAAGGCAGAGCGGCTTTTGGACAACTATTCCAGTGCCTTCAAATTGGGAGTTTCACGGTTTTGGACGCTATAACTACGGACACGACGGGAACAAGTCTGATGAGAAGGGCAAATACCGCAAAGAATTCAAAGTTCCCTCAGAATGGCAGGGCAAGCGTATTAGTATTGTCTTTGAAGGCGTGATGACTGATGCAGAGGTGTTTGTAAACGGCTCCTCAGCAGGTCCTGAGCATCAAGGGGGTTTTTATGAATTTGAGTATGACATAACAGACCAGCTGAACATAGGAGGCAATAATCTGCTTGAGGTAACGGTAAGCAAAGTTTCAGATAACAAATCTGTTAAAAAAGCTGAGCGAAAAGCTGATTTCTGGGTTTTCGGCGGAATTTACAGGCCGGTTTATCTAAAAGCTGTGCCTCAGGAATCTATTAGCTGGACAGCTGTTGATGCACAGGCCGACGGGAGTTTTACCGCGAAGGTCTATATAAAAAACGTTCAAGAATGCAATCTTATTAAAGCAAAAATTTTTGATCAGTCAGGTGAAATGCTTGGAAAGCCTTACAAGCAAAGCATTAAAAAATCGGAAGATTGCAGCACTCTCAAAACTCGGGTAAAAGGCCATAAAACTTGGACTGCCGAAAGCCCTGATTTATATACCCTGCAAGTTGAGCTTTGCAGAGATGATAAAACCGTTCATAAAGTAAAAGAGAAGTTCGGCTTTAGAACTTTTGAAGTGCGTGAGAAAGGGTTTTATCTCAACGGAACTCGAATCCGTTTCAAAGGCGTAAACAGGCACAGCTTCTGGCCTGATTCCGGCCGCTGCGTGAACAGAGAGATAGACTATAAAGATGCAAAGCTGATCAAAGAAATGAATATGAATGCTGTGCGTCTTTCGCATTATCCTCCAAATAAAAGCTTTCTGCAGGCCTGTGATGAATTGGGGCTGTATGTTATTGATGAGCTTACCGGATGGCACGATGCCTATGATACGCAGGTGGGCAGGAAGCTTGTTGCCGAGATGGTAAAAAGAGATGTTAATCATCCGAGCATTATGCTGTGGGCGAACGGAAATGAGGGAGGCCATAACTTTGATTTGGTTTCAGAGTATTCTCTTTACGACCCTCAGGAAAGGACAGTGATACATCCTACGCCCTCATGGAACTCCCCTTCGGTATTCAACGGCATTGATACCGCCCATTACTGCAGCTATGAGGATTTTATCAAAAGGCTTGCCAAGCGGGAGAATATCTTTATGCCTACTGAATACCTGCATGGGCTTTACGATGGAGGCCACGGTGCAGGGCTTGAGGATTACTGGAAGGCAATGATGAAATCGCCGGTAGGTGCAGGCGGTTTTTTATGGGCTCTGGCAGATGAGGGCATTGTGCGAACAGACAAAAACGGCCGAATAGACACCGACGGCAATCATGCACCTGACGGGATTGTCGGGCCTTACCGTGAAAAAGAAGGAAGCTTTTATACGATAAAAGAAATATTTTGCCCGGTAGAAGCCTTTATTGAAGAAAGCTCGCATTTCAAAGGAAAGATACAACTGCGTAATTTGTATGACTTTACAAATCTCAGCGAGATTAAATTCAAATGGCAGCTGGCCGTTTTTTCCAAAGGTAAAAATGCTGATAAAATTATCAAAGAATCAGGCCGAATAAATGGGCCGAAAATTAAGCCAGGCAGAACTGGCAGTCTTAAGCTTGATTTGCCCGAAAACTGGAACCGGCATGATGTTTTATATCTCAAGGCTTATGACCCCGCCGACCGGCTTTTATGGACTTGGAGTTTTGCCCTGAAAAACCGAAATGAAATGCTCCCTGAGATCATTTCACGGAAGTCTGAGAGCAAGCCCGAAGCGGCAGAAGAGGGAAGCAGTATCGTTGTGCAAACAGCAGATCATAATTTCAGTTTTAACAGCAGCAGCGGCCTGCTTGAGAAAGCGATGTACAAAGGGAGTGAATTCAGCATCACAAACGGCCCTGAAATAGTTCATTCTCAGCAGAAATATAACATCAAAAAGCTGGAGAAAGGGGCGCGTATATACACGGACCGCGATTATTCCGTTACTGATTATCCGGTGAGCTTAAAGGGAGCTTATCTTGTAGCAGGAAGCAATGATGATAAGCATAAGAAGGATTTAAGGCTGAAAATAAATCTGCCAAAACCGGCTGCTTTATATGTGGCATACGACTCTCGCCAGACCAGCTTGCCTCAATGGCTGAAGAAGTGGGAAAAAACCGGCAAAACGATTTCTACTACAGACGCAGAGTTTGAGCTGTATTCCAAATTTGTTTCAGGCAGACAAATTGTATTAAGAGAAAATAATGCAGACTCAATGTATTTTGTCCTGTCTCGTGCTGAAGTGATTCCCGGCAGAATGCTCTCTCCGGTGTCTCAAATAAGCTCCGGCTATAAAGGCGATATCTTCCGAATTAAAGCATCCTCAAAACAAGGGGATAAGAAGTTTACATGGTCTGTTTATCCAAGCGGCAAGCTGGGATTGGATTATTCATACTCTCTCAAGGGCCGGTATGAATACTTCGGGATTTCTTTCGACTGTATGCCGGAATCTGCTGAAAATATGCGCTGGCTTGGGCAGGGGCCGAGCCGTGTTTGGAAGAATCGACTCAAAGGCGGCTGGCTCGATATCTGGGAAAGACGATACAACGAAGGCATTCCTGGCCAGGCGTGGGAATACCCTGTTTTCGCCGGCTATTATGCAAACTGGTACTGGCTGGAGCTAAACTCAGAAAGCCGGTCTGTTATGATTCATAATACCACCGATAACCTTTATTTCAAAGTTGGTGATATCAAAAACGGAAGGGATCCAGCGAATACGAGGGTTAAAACCCCTGAAGGTTTTCTCTGCTTTATGCATGCAATCAACCCTATAGGTACGAAATTTAGAAAGCCGGAAGATTTAGGGCCTATGAGCAGTTTAAATTCCGCAGAAAAACACTATTCTGGTACTTTGATTTTCGATTTTAGATGA
- a CDS encoding tagaturonate epimerase family protein → MELEKYSFGVGDRFGCQGKWQLKAIMQAKEAGLDIVPVWNKSHREHKAVGSRPEDVRLEADQSVQALGWQGAYHVDADHINLSNVSEFIGFSDFFTLDIGDYIGTAPAGQDKDKFTAEAFEYAGKLKIPGIEEEYQVSPEQIEIIADKYLFAVREAGKIYRTIEKAKGNGSFITEVSMDETESPQTPAELFFILLMISREGIPAQTIAPKFTGRFKKGVDYVGDPADFEKEFNQDIAVVQFAAEEFKLPRNIKLSVHSGSDKFSIYKPINRALKKFNAGVHVKTAGTTWLEELIGLAEAGGGGLEIAKRIYKESLERFDELTAPYWSVIDISKDRLPSAEEIQVWSSEKFADAIRHEPDSKDFNPDMRQLLHVGYKIAAEMGEEYPQALNKYESSISKNVTNNIYNRHILPLFG, encoded by the coding sequence ATGGAATTAGAGAAATACTCATTCGGTGTTGGAGATCGCTTCGGCTGTCAGGGGAAATGGCAGCTCAAAGCGATAATGCAGGCTAAAGAGGCGGGGCTGGATATTGTGCCGGTGTGGAATAAATCACACCGCGAGCACAAGGCAGTCGGCAGCCGTCCGGAGGATGTAAGGCTCGAGGCAGACCAAAGCGTGCAGGCGCTCGGCTGGCAGGGGGCTTATCACGTAGATGCAGACCATATCAATCTGAGCAATGTATCGGAATTTATAGGCTTCAGCGATTTCTTCACGCTTGATATCGGAGACTATATCGGAACTGCACCGGCAGGGCAGGATAAGGATAAATTCACCGCTGAAGCATTTGAGTATGCCGGCAAACTGAAAATTCCGGGCATTGAAGAGGAATATCAAGTTTCACCTGAGCAGATAGAAATCATTGCAGACAAGTATCTCTTTGCGGTTAGGGAAGCGGGGAAAATCTACCGCACAATCGAGAAGGCCAAGGGCAATGGCAGCTTTATCACCGAGGTTTCAATGGATGAAACCGAATCCCCGCAAACCCCCGCAGAGCTGTTTTTCATACTGCTTATGATATCCCGGGAGGGCATTCCGGCGCAAACCATCGCCCCGAAATTTACCGGACGCTTCAAAAAAGGCGTTGATTACGTGGGGGACCCTGCAGACTTTGAGAAAGAATTCAATCAGGATATAGCCGTAGTTCAGTTTGCCGCTGAGGAATTTAAACTGCCGAGAAATATCAAGCTCAGCGTGCATTCGGGCAGTGATAAATTTTCGATTTATAAACCAATCAACAGGGCGTTAAAGAAATTTAATGCAGGCGTGCACGTTAAAACTGCCGGCACAACCTGGCTTGAAGAGCTTATTGGCCTTGCGGAAGCCGGCGGAGGCGGCCTTGAAATTGCAAAACGCATCTACAAGGAGTCTCTGGAGAGATTCGATGAGCTTACTGCCCCGTACTGGTCTGTAATCGATATAAGCAAAGATCGCCTGCCTTCTGCAGAAGAGATTCAAGTCTGGAGCTCTGAGAAATTTGCTGATGCTATCCGCCATGAACCTGATTCAAAAGATTTCAATCCGGATATGAGGCAATTGCTCCATGTGGGCTATAAGATTGCTGCTGAGATGGGAGAGGAATACCCTCAAGCCTTGAATAAGTATGAAAGCAGCATTTCGAAAAATGTAACGAACAATATTTACAACAGGCATATATTGCCGCTGTTTGGCTGA
- a CDS encoding sigma-70 family RNA polymerase sigma factor: MQKKDEFLKLFLACNNRLYCYIITLVPNKAEADDIFQNSALVMWEKFDDFIEGTNFFSWACTVARNKVFEHYRTQKRFSNLIDNQLLEDIGSNFQFNSQQENLRLSALNGCVTKLSDNDKELIKARFTNGTSLKAFARQTESSINTIYKRMAYIYAMLQNCVEKTLKQWGQE, from the coding sequence ATGCAAAAAAAAGATGAGTTTTTAAAGCTGTTTTTAGCCTGCAACAACAGGCTGTATTGCTATATAATTACATTAGTTCCCAATAAGGCTGAGGCTGATGATATTTTTCAGAATTCTGCATTAGTGATGTGGGAGAAGTTTGATGACTTTATAGAGGGCACAAACTTTTTCAGCTGGGCATGTACTGTCGCTCGTAATAAGGTGTTTGAGCATTATCGCACCCAAAAACGTTTTTCTAATTTAATTGATAATCAGCTTCTCGAAGATATTGGCAGTAATTTTCAATTCAATTCTCAACAGGAGAACCTCAGACTTTCTGCTCTTAACGGCTGCGTAACTAAACTAAGCGATAATGATAAAGAGCTGATAAAAGCCAGATTCACTAACGGAACAAGTTTAAAGGCTTTTGCAAGACAAACAGAAAGTTCTATTAATACTATATATAAACGTATGGCTTACATTTATGCGATGCTTCAAAACTGCGTTGAAAAGACCTTAAAGCAATGGGGGCAGGAATGA
- a CDS encoding FecR domain-containing protein → MTKQEIYKLYIKIVSAIEVDLSDKERAELLRTVSSDSDAAYYYSRFMEMYSMMSSQEGSCIIKSLIESDEDLSVSDAVNIDKSIIDRILEEQKNAQPINKNRQEQKHHNSVKRNQLNSPDSFRQKRQISKINLYSAIAGAAAMLFLFIYANFIYRPAVAYVKDSIDVYSAEKNLSNDQGLKPGGYSLSEGILKIKFEKGTEAILEAPAMFTLVSPGEIILEYGRLNANVPPDGKGFIVKTKNAVIKDLSTQFGVEVGHLADCKVYVHKGSVELSSDKSSNAEHSIEHFAEILRQYQAVEFNESRGLADVEYPETGYVRDFSSEDSFVWRGESFSLSAAVSGKNGFKFESGNKVIDLSDGKIKPIESCYKGWRVAQDTFNEVEGSKYIDSVFVPQKDKNGCKISTSGITFESFSNSESAFWAPVSGEPVVWNISDNQPGGVFVDVETGYDDPVIFMHSNSGITFDLQALRKKYPSLRPSFFQTIYQTAINRSGTGAFRYWVFVDGEVVSDGFQPGTNDFLNRKISVPLNQNSRFLTLAITDKDDGTSYDWGVFIKPVIKFDLKPLTE, encoded by the coding sequence ATGACTAAGCAAGAGATATACAAACTTTACATTAAAATCGTTTCTGCTATTGAGGTGGATTTGAGCGATAAAGAAAGGGCTGAGCTCCTGCGCACCGTCAGTTCTGATTCAGATGCTGCTTATTATTATTCGCGTTTTATGGAAATGTATTCTATGATGAGCTCACAGGAGGGCAGCTGCATAATCAAAAGCTTAATAGAATCAGACGAAGATTTGAGCGTTTCTGATGCAGTTAATATTGATAAAAGCATTATTGACCGGATTTTAGAAGAGCAGAAAAATGCACAGCCAATCAATAAAAACAGGCAGGAGCAAAAGCATCACAACTCAGTTAAACGAAATCAGCTGAATTCGCCTGATTCGTTTCGCCAGAAAAGGCAGATATCAAAAATAAACCTTTACTCTGCAATCGCCGGCGCAGCGGCTATGCTGTTTTTATTCATATACGCCAATTTTATTTACAGGCCGGCGGTGGCTTATGTGAAAGACAGTATTGATGTTTATTCTGCTGAGAAAAATTTAAGCAATGATCAAGGACTGAAACCAGGCGGCTATTCTCTTTCGGAGGGTATATTAAAGATAAAATTTGAAAAGGGCACTGAAGCTATATTAGAAGCTCCGGCTATGTTTACACTGGTAAGCCCCGGCGAAATAATTCTTGAATACGGCCGCCTTAATGCGAATGTTCCGCCTGATGGTAAAGGATTTATCGTAAAAACAAAGAATGCAGTAATAAAAGACCTTAGCACGCAGTTTGGAGTGGAGGTAGGGCATCTTGCAGATTGCAAGGTTTATGTTCACAAAGGCAGTGTAGAGTTATCGTCGGATAAATCATCAAATGCTGAACATAGCATAGAGCATTTCGCAGAAATATTACGCCAGTATCAGGCTGTGGAATTTAATGAAAGCAGGGGCTTAGCCGATGTTGAGTACCCTGAAACGGGTTATGTTCGTGATTTTTCTTCAGAAGACAGTTTCGTTTGGCGAGGAGAAAGTTTTTCTCTTTCCGCTGCGGTTTCAGGTAAAAATGGTTTTAAGTTTGAAAGCGGAAATAAGGTTATAGATCTGTCTGACGGAAAGATTAAGCCCATTGAAAGCTGCTATAAAGGGTGGCGCGTGGCGCAGGACACTTTTAATGAAGTAGAAGGCAGTAAGTACATAGATTCAGTTTTCGTGCCTCAAAAAGACAAAAACGGATGCAAGATAAGCACTTCCGGCATAACTTTTGAATCCTTTTCTAACAGTGAAAGCGCCTTTTGGGCGCCTGTCAGCGGTGAGCCTGTTGTTTGGAACATTTCTGATAATCAGCCGGGAGGAGTGTTTGTAGATGTTGAAACAGGATATGATGATCCGGTAATTTTTATGCACTCAAACTCAGGGATCACTTTTGACCTGCAGGCTTTGAGAAAAAAGTACCCTTCGCTTCGGCCGTCTTTCTTTCAGACAATTTATCAGACCGCAATAAACCGCTCTGGGACAGGGGCATTCAGGTATTGGGTGTTTGTTGACGGCGAAGTTGTCTCAGACGGTTTCCAGCCCGGGACAAATGATTTCCTCAACAGGAAAATTTCAGTTCCATTAAATCAAAACTCCCGATTCTTAACTCTCGCAATCACCGACAAGGACGACGGAACATCATACGATTGGGGGGTATTCATTAAACCCGTGATCAAATTCGATTTGAAGCCGCTCACTGAATAA
- a CDS encoding IS1634 family transposase, whose protein sequence is MFIRVKTSKNSPKQSVQIVESYRNEKNQPRQRIVRHLGTAFTEEELKRLKDFAEFEKAKLEAEKTPALFKPEHLAEAAIDARKNIDDKPLRVNLKNLREQARITTGIHEVFGSIYNELGFNNLFDRRKESAGKNLRHITMARLANPVSKRSSVQDLSKDFGINLSLDSVYRMMDNITDDIISKAQNCAHSAAKGLLGEEISLLFYDCTTLYFESFTEDELKKNGYSKDMKFNQPQVVLGLLSTSEGLPVGYEVFPGNQYEGHTLHTVIPKIKEKYNLKRVIFTADSAMLSKANLDYLEKQGVEYIVAARLKSLTDKWKAKVTESNAPLRSFDYGKDTRLIVTYSDKLAKKNKHDRDEAIRKLQEKLEKSSNPKSLISNYGYKKFMRVTGDIDCRIDEEKYEEAANFDGLHGVITNVKDMDDSAVVDHYRQLWLIEECFRISKHDLKIRPIYHWTPKRIKAHILICFIALTCARNLAYRVRLRFEPMSVARIVNALNHVQLSILWDKKTECRYVLPSKINEDARKLYKTVNLSTNTTPYKM, encoded by the coding sequence ATGTTTATACGAGTAAAGACATCAAAAAACAGTCCGAAGCAGTCGGTACAGATTGTAGAGAGTTATCGCAACGAGAAGAACCAGCCTCGTCAGCGTATAGTTCGTCATCTCGGCACAGCCTTCACAGAAGAAGAGCTTAAGCGGCTCAAGGATTTTGCCGAATTCGAGAAGGCCAAGCTTGAGGCCGAGAAAACGCCGGCACTTTTCAAGCCTGAGCATCTTGCAGAAGCTGCAATAGATGCCCGCAAAAACATTGATGATAAGCCTTTGCGGGTCAATCTAAAGAATCTCAGGGAACAGGCACGCATAACTACAGGCATCCATGAGGTATTCGGCAGCATCTACAATGAGCTTGGCTTTAACAATCTTTTCGATAGACGCAAAGAGTCTGCAGGCAAAAACCTTCGTCATATCACAATGGCAAGGCTTGCAAACCCAGTGAGCAAACGCAGCAGCGTTCAGGATCTCTCCAAAGACTTCGGCATTAACCTTTCTTTAGACAGCGTTTACCGTATGATGGATAATATCACAGATGATATTATCAGCAAGGCTCAAAACTGTGCTCACAGTGCTGCTAAAGGCCTTCTCGGCGAAGAGATAAGTCTTCTTTTCTACGACTGCACCACGCTTTATTTTGAATCATTTACAGAAGATGAGCTCAAAAAGAACGGCTACAGCAAGGATATGAAGTTCAATCAGCCGCAGGTTGTCCTTGGTCTTCTGTCCACATCAGAAGGGCTTCCAGTAGGTTATGAGGTATTCCCCGGCAATCAGTATGAAGGGCATACGCTGCATACTGTAATCCCTAAGATCAAAGAGAAATACAACCTCAAGCGTGTTATCTTCACCGCAGACAGCGCAATGCTTAGCAAGGCTAATCTTGATTACCTTGAAAAGCAGGGAGTTGAGTATATTGTGGCAGCGAGGCTTAAAAGCCTCACTGATAAATGGAAAGCAAAGGTTACAGAATCCAATGCCCCGCTTAGAAGCTTTGATTACGGCAAAGATACAAGGCTTATTGTTACCTACAGCGATAAACTCGCTAAAAAGAATAAGCACGACAGGGATGAAGCTATAAGAAAGCTCCAGGAGAAGCTTGAAAAGAGCAGCAACCCCAAATCACTTATAAGCAACTACGGCTACAAGAAGTTTATGCGTGTTACCGGCGATATAGATTGCCGGATAGATGAAGAGAAATATGAAGAGGCTGCGAATTTTGATGGTCTTCACGGTGTTATAACGAATGTTAAGGATATGGATGATTCGGCTGTAGTAGATCATTACAGGCAGCTCTGGCTGATTGAAGAGTGCTTCAGGATAAGCAAGCACGATCTGAAGATACGGCCGATATACCACTGGACGCCGAAACGAATCAAAGCCCATATACTGATATGCTTTATCGCTCTAACCTGCGCGAGAAATCTGGCCTACAGGGTTCGGCTGAGATTTGAGCCGATGTCTGTGGCGAGGATTGTAAATGCCCTCAACCACGTGCAGCTGAGCATACTCTGGGATAAGAAAACAGAGTGCAGATATGTCCTGCCATCAAAGATTAACGAGGACGCAAGAAAACTCTATAAAACAGTTAATCTCAGCACCAATACAACGCCTTACAAAATGTAA
- a CDS encoding DUF4372 domain-containing protein — protein sequence MTPAKHQYSILKQICQHIPAHLVSKLSRSFGIDKQSRTFSCWSHIVSMLHVQIAHSLSLNDVSDTLRNHSGALTPIRRATPPSRNGLSHANRVRDPLMAETLFLTSAVNFHKSLSIKDSIFCAGTTNPISEGFSAGEITFCKALYWC from the coding sequence ATGACACCCGCCAAACATCAATATAGCATTCTTAAGCAAATATGCCAACATATTCCTGCACATCTTGTTTCAAAATTGTCTCGGTCTTTCGGTATTGACAAGCAATCACGAACATTTTCTTGCTGGTCGCACATTGTATCTATGCTTCATGTCCAGATTGCTCACAGTCTCTCGCTCAACGACGTTTCCGACACATTGCGTAATCATTCTGGAGCTTTGACTCCTATCCGCCGTGCAACCCCTCCAAGCAGGAATGGGCTTTCTCATGCAAACAGGGTTCGAGATCCTCTTATGGCAGAGACTCTCTTCCTGACTTCGGCGGTAAATTTTCATAAGTCCTTGTCAATAAAGGACTCGATTTTTTGCGCAGGCACTACAAACCCTATTTCGGAAGGTTTTTCGGCGGGTGAAATTACATTTTGTAAGGCGTTGTATTGGTGCTGA
- a CDS encoding DUF167 domain-containing protein, with protein sequence MADRLKINEGPGWVELGFKIVPGSSRTAISGCHDGMIKVKVAAPPEKGKANKELISYLASRLNAKKKDIELVSGASNPVKRLKIYGAEPEKIMQICRE encoded by the coding sequence ATGGCGGACAGGCTTAAGATAAACGAAGGCCCGGGCTGGGTTGAGCTGGGCTTTAAGATTGTTCCGGGAAGCAGCAGGACAGCGATTTCAGGCTGCCACGACGGGATGATTAAGGTTAAGGTGGCAGCGCCGCCGGAGAAAGGCAAGGCAAACAAGGAGCTGATCTCGTATCTGGCCTCACGCTTGAACGCAAAGAAAAAGGATATCGAGCTTGTATCAGGTGCGTCGAATCCTGTTAAAAGGCTCAAAATTTACGGCGCAGAGCCGGAAAAAATTATGCAAATATGCAGGGAGTGA
- a CDS encoding DUF748 domain-containing protein, with amino-acid sequence MAEKEKKKAKKSNMLRKLLIAVLVVILLISVLFSFFGERAATVAAEKAGTKALGVGVDIDAITFSLMGGEGKINGLTVDNPEGYKLDYAMKMGQGDIAVDTGSLLSDEVHIKKLHFDGLHINFESRGFKSNFQTITENMKPAEGEKKPEEEKPAEKGKKQVVVDKLIISNAKVTVKLIDLPVGDMDKMTFTLPRIEMEDVGKDKKLSFAELTKIIFGTITETIMQKGKGIIPTGVLDSLGGSFKGAAGVLGDLGQGVFGSVSGIAGEGGKKVGEAVEGSKKAVEGVVEGGKKALEGAAKTGENIGKEAGKIVEGIGGMFGGDKKEEEEKAE; translated from the coding sequence ATGGCCGAGAAAGAAAAAAAGAAAGCCAAAAAAAGCAATATGCTTCGTAAACTGCTGATAGCAGTTCTTGTTGTAATTCTTCTTATTTCAGTTCTTTTCAGCTTCTTCGGCGAAAGAGCGGCCACTGTCGCAGCGGAAAAGGCAGGAACGAAGGCTCTTGGTGTTGGCGTTGATATAGATGCAATCACGTTCAGCCTTATGGGAGGCGAGGGGAAAATAAACGGGCTCACTGTTGACAATCCCGAGGGTTACAAGCTCGATTATGCCATGAAGATGGGGCAGGGCGATATAGCCGTGGACACAGGCTCGCTTCTCAGTGATGAGGTGCATATCAAGAAGCTGCACTTCGACGGGCTTCATATAAATTTCGAGAGCAGGGGCTTCAAGAGCAACTTCCAAACTATCACAGAGAATATGAAGCCTGCCGAAGGCGAGAAGAAGCCGGAGGAAGAAAAGCCCGCTGAAAAAGGCAAGAAGCAGGTTGTGGTGGATAAGCTCATAATCTCAAACGCAAAGGTTACAGTTAAGCTGATAGACCTGCCTGTAGGCGATATGGACAAGATGACCTTCACCCTCCCGCGCATCGAGATGGAAGATGTGGGGAAAGACAAAAAGCTCAGCTTTGCTGAGTTAACAAAAATCATCTTCGGCACAATCACCGAAACCATAATGCAGAAGGGCAAAGGCATAATCCCCACGGGCGTACTCGATTCTCTTGGAGGCTCTTTTAAGGGAGCTGCAGGAGTGTTAGGAGACCTCGGGCAGGGCGTATTCGGCTCTGTATCGGGGATTGCCGGTGAAGGCGGCAAGAAAGTCGGCGAGGCAGTTGAAGGCAGTAAAAAGGCTGTAGAAGGCGTAGTTGAGGGCGGCAAAAAGGCCCTCGAAGGCGCAGCGAAAACAGGCGAGAATATCGGCAAAGAAGCCGGCAAAATCGTAGAAGGTATAGGCGGTATGTTCGGCGGGGATAAAAAAGAAGAAGAAGAAAAGGCCGAATAA